DNA sequence from the Parasphingorhabdus cellanae genome:
GCCGCGCTTACGGTTCATGCAGCCGCGGTGATCTTTGCCTTCCCAGACCTTCTTGATCGCTCCGCCAAAAAGACCTTTGGTTTCTCCATAGATGTAGAAAGAGCGTAGCGTTTTTCGGTTCCTATCGGCGTATTTAGGAATACGTTTTGTCTGGCATTCGCCAGGGGCCAATTCATACCATCCGCTATATTGCACAGCGAATTGCGGCATGTTTCGGATTTCAGCAGTTCGATCAATGACCAGACCCAATCCAACCGCTACGTACACGGTCTCACTATGGCGGTTGCAAAGCTTCACTTCCTGACGGTCGCCGCTGCTTTGTGCATGCGCGGGAGGAGAAGCGATGTTAGCGATGGAGATTGCCAAAAAAAGCAATAGGATTTTCATATTATGACCCTTTTCATTGTACCCACAGGCTACTTATGGGGCGCTCGCCCTGGAATGACCACACGCCGAGCGCTCTTGTTGCAAAGTCATGGTTCGCATAGCGCGCGCGCACCTCGTCGAGATCGGTCGAAAGATTGTCACAGGATATGTTTAGCGGGGAGAACGCGTCTTTGGCCAATAGCCTCGCGCTTTCTCCCGCAACCTCGACGCGCCAGTCGCTGCATCGTTCGAGACGCCAGAGCATCTCCGGCAGATCGTTGCCGACTACCACGATGTTCCGATAATCGCTGGCCGGGCGCACGGAAACGTGGTCGGACAGATGTCTGTGCAGTTCAGGCGCGCCGCCTTTCAGGGTCCGACTGAAATAGGTCCAGCCTACGGTGTCCTGAACACTGCGGGAGACCACCATCGAAACCACACCACCGTCGTCGTCGACCGCAAGGAATGTGATGCGACCACTTGGTCCTGCGGATGCGACCTCCGCAATGGCCTGAACCCGTAGCGCTCGAACGGCTTTTGGGTCACTCAGATCTTCCCACCTGCGAAGGTACAGATGAGTGTCGTCAGTCGCCACTCCGCCAAGAAGTGTGGACTGCGAAACAGTCGTTATGCCGTAACCGCTGATCGATAGAGCGCGTTGTTGCAGCCCGATATCGCAAACATGCACAGTCTTGCCGGCGCCTACGACCCGTGTGACCAGCTCGAAATCTTCCAGGCCCGGATCATCGACATTTCCCTTGTCGATGATCGTGACCAAACCGATGGTGTCTGGCTCAGCCGGAGCGTGAGGAAAGGTGCGGAGAATTGGGTACCTTCTGGTGCCAGCTCCCCCGTCATTTTCTCCAAGCTCTATCTGCGTTCGGCGTATGTCGGGTAGATAAGGCGGGCTGAAATCATATTCGATCAGCTCGAGGTTGGCCGCGCCCCCTCCGTCTCCCGGATCGCCTAAACTGGCGATCACTGCCGCATTTCCGGTTTCCGGGGCGGCGCACAGGAAGGTGATCATTGCATGCGGCGGCTCATTAGAGCCAGACCGGCCCATGGACGTATCGTAGCGACCCGCTGGCCATGCCGCTTGAGCGATAACCGACTGGACCAAAAAGACAAAACCCAGTCCTAGCGATCCCGTCTTCATTCGCATCCTAGCCCCCTGTTACCCAATATTACCTCGCGCCATTTCACGTCACGAGACAAAAGCTTCGTTCGGATCGTTTTATGGATCCGATCATCTGAACGGTGTCGCAAGCAGATGAAATTTCTGCGCATCCGCTAGCTGGCACCTACCAAAGATTTGTATCTTATGGGGAATTGCTAGACCCGCTAGCGCATTGTGTCATACCCACAAGTTGGTATAGTCAGGGCATCAAAGGCAATTTTGCGATGAAAATGAGCTTAGCGACGCACGGCCGCCGCCATTTCGATAATGCGCTGTGCGATCAATTTGGGGCGCTGATGCAAAAGCAGCTCCCCAGCAGCTGCCACTCTCTCGATCGTTAGGTTGGAGCAAGCCTGTTCCAACCGTTCGAAAAACGGGGCATCGAACATGGGTTCGCTTTCTCCGAGCATGACATGAAGCGGGACCGAAAGGTCGCGCAGATGTTCTTCGCGGAAACTCCAACGTTGAGCTGCCCGGTTGCAAAAGACAGTCGGCCCCATCGTGAAGGACAGTTCGCACCAATTGCGCATCAACGGCACAAATTCGACATCGTCGCAGCTCGCACGATCGACTGGCGACTGGTGATATCGGCGCTCGACATACCAGTCGATGCCCTTGCGCCGGACGTTCCTAAATCCTGCGTTGACAACCAGTTCGAGCGCCTTGGGCAAAGTTATCGGCAGGCGCAGCATTGTGCGAAAACTCAGTGGGGCAAGCGAAAGGCGATCGCTCGTCAGCGGAAAGCAATCGGAGATTCCAAGAAGCGCGCCGAACGTCCCGGGCCGCGCGCGCTCAAGTGCAAGCAGGTGGATGGTCCCAGTTGCAAGCCCCACGCCGAGACAATTCTTCAGCCCTAGCGCATCGACGACCGCGCGGTAGGCGGCGAGATCATCCTGTTTGAGCGACAGGTCCGGGTTTTGCTCGCTGCCCCCCATGCCCGGCCAGCAGGGCGCGATGAGCTTTATCCCTGCATCGCGCAGCCGCCTTTCCACCCTGTCGCCGAGCAGGTAGCCGAGCGATAAGCCGTGGAGCAGGAAAACCGGCTGACCGTCGGGCGCGCCTGTCCAGCTATAGGCAACCTTGAACCCGTCGGACCGTTCGATCTGGCACAAGTTGCCCCATGGGTCGGCCCAGCGGACACCCTTCGAGGTATCCCGCTCGGTTAGGCGCGCGCAAGTGAGCGACAGCAGCCGAACCAGATCGATCAAGGACTGCGCACCAGCCTTCGCAACCATCGCTTTTATCTGGGTACGCACGGTCTGAACGCCGGTGCCGCGTCGAGCGGCGATAAGTGCTGGCGACCCACCTTCCACGAGCATTTTGGCGATCTGCAATTCTGCGCGAGTGAAGCCGAACGCGTCGGCAAGAACGCTATCGACGGAATCACTCCACGCGGAATCCACGCTGCGGACTATCAAGAAACTCTGCTGCGTTTTACTCACTGATAGCACGAACGCTTCGGCAAGCGTTGTCGTTCCTTCGCTATCGAATACCCGGATCAGAGCATGCTTGCGATTGCCCGAACCCCTCGCGCTGCGCTGGAGAGACTGGAGATCCGGGCGCGACTCATCGGCGATCCAGTCAAGCCCAAGCGTCCGACCCTGGGTGGCTCCGAACAAGCGTTTGGCTGCCGCATTTGACAGCGCAACACCAAGTTCCGGAGAAAGCGCCATAGCTGCGCGTGCCACTTGATTGACCTCAACCTCGAGCGGATCTTCGACCTGTATTGTGTCCTGCGCTTGCAGCAAGGCAATCGCATCGTGGAGATGAGGAACCAAGCGGCCCTTGTCCGATATGGCCCCTGCCGACAGACGCGCGTCCCAGGCTGCCAGCATCCTGTCGAATGCATCGACATCCGCCACCGACCGGAACGTCTGCACGATCGGGTCGATATCTAGGTCAAACGCGCTATCAGACAATTTGGCAGGCCTGTGTTTTGAGAATCATATAACACCATATTTACGAATCAAGAGCCTCCAAGATAGGTCTAAGCCGGCACTTTGGCTATGACGAAGACTGAGGATGACGCTCGTTTATTGTCACTTTGGGCCGGTAACGGACAGTCTGCTCTGCAACAATAAGTTCCCGGAAGCTGCCGTCGGCTTCCGACGTCAATCATAACTGCGTCACGAGGATTCAAGCGCGCCTGCAAGGTCATCTCCGATCGCACCCTTTCGCGGCGTGAGATACGCATGCCTGCAAGCAACGTCCGAGTGGGTGACGATCGCCGCGTGGGTCTGGCCCCAACATGATATAATCCGACCCTGCGAGGCTCTTTCAAACAAATGTCCTTGACCTTTTCACGAATGACAATCATTTGCAATAGAGAACGAATCAGGGGTCCTTCGATATGCGCTTTCTAAAACGATCCATTCTTGCCGGCGTGAGTTCTCTCGCACTTCTCAGCACACCCGCCTTTTCGCAGGACGCTAACACGAGTGACGAGATGGACGCTAACACGAGTGACGAGATGGACGCTGAAAACACCATTGTCGTGACAGGCCAGAAGGATGAGCGGACCTTGCTCGACACGCAGGCCAGCGTGGCCGTCGTGACCGAAGATGACATCATCGAAAAGGACCTGACCTCCTTCCGTGAAGCCTTTCGCACCATGGCGAATGTTATCGATGCCGACTTCGTCGATGCGGGCTTCGTCATTCGTGGAGTCAATTCCGAGGGTCTTACGCCTGGCGGCGCGCCGCTCGCCGCAGTCTACATCGATGGTGCCGAACAGACCGGTCAGGGTGCGCGGCGCGGAGCGCGCGGCCTTTGGGACGTAGAGCAGGTCGAGGTCTATCGCGGACCGCAATCCACCCTTTCCGGGCGGGCGGCACTGGCAGGTGCCATTTATGTCAATACGCGCGACCCTGAATACGACTACGACGCATCGGCGCGGCTCAGCTATGGTGAGCTGGACACATTCGATGCCGCCATCGCGGGTGGCGGTTCAATCATCGATGATGTCCTGGCCTTCCGCGTCGCTGCCGAATACCAGCGGCGTGACAGCGAGGTTGAGTATCCGACATACAGCGAATTCGCCAATTTCGACCGCCTGATCGAAGACGAATACTACCAGATCCGCGGCAAGCTGCGGGCCGATCCGACACCCGGACTGCGGATCGACCTGACCTACGCCTACAGCTATGATTCTCCCGCCTACGACGATGTGGCCGGGCCCGGTTTCGGGTTCGAATTCGAGGATCAGCGCGGCGACTTCAATCTGCCGTTCTTCCAGGAAGCGCGCGAGGCGGACAATCACTCCGCGATCGCGCAGGCCACCTACGAGGTGTCGCCAGAAATCACGCTGACCTCGCTATCGACCCTGGTGGACATGGATGCCGATCGTTCCTCCGTCAATGCGAACACGCCGGGCGAGGATTTCACTACGGTCGGCGCTATCGACGAGCGCCTTTTCACACAGGAATTGCGCGCCAACTACGACGGCGCGAACGGATTGCACGCCGTGCTCGGCCTCTACTATGCCTATGACCGCAGCGACAGCGGCTTCACCCGTAGCGTCTTCTTCGGCGGCGGACGAACCGATACGACGCGATCATTGTCGAACAACCGCAACTACGCGATCTTCGGCGAGGCTACCATCCCGGTTCTGGAAAGCGTCGATCTGATCGCCGGTGGTCGCATCGACCGAAACGAGCGCGAGATAGACTCGTCTTTCAGTCGTGAAGTCTTCGATCCGTCAGCATCCGACACTCAGACTGCCGATTTCGTCGAGAGCGCGGAAACCGTGTTCCTTCCAAAGCTCGGTCTCGATATCGAGCTCGCAAGCGATCTTCGCCTCGGTTTCGTGTTCCAGCAGGGGTATCGTCCCGGAGGTGCGTCGCGCAATGTCAGCAGTGGCAATATCGTCGAGTTCGATGCCGAGTTCACAGACACTTATGAGCTCTCTCTTCGTAAGGATCTCGGTTCACGCGGCAATTTGGCAGTCAATGCCTTCTACACCGACTGGACCGATCAACAGGTCGAGTTCGACCTCGATCCGAACGATTTCTTCAGCCGCATCACTGTCAATGCCGGCAAATCGCGTCTCTTCGGAGGCGAAGTCGAGCTCAGCGTGCAGCCCACCCGCGACGTGTCCGCCTTCGCCTCGGTCGGCGTTCTCGATACCGAGTTCGAGGACTTCGTGGTGGCAGGCCTCGGAGACTTCACCGGGCTGGAATTTCCTGAGGCACCGAGTGTGACGCTCGCTTTCGGCGCAGACTATCGGCCGCGCACCGGTTTTTTCGCCGGTGCCGACGCCAAGTTCGTGAGCGAATATTTCGCCCGCGATCTCCAGAACGCGCCGATCGACGAGGTCGGAAATTACTTCGTCGCCAATGCGCGGGTCGGTTACCAGTTCGATTTCGGCTCGGTCATGCTGTTCGCCGACAATCTCTTTAACGAGCAGTATTTCGTCTATCGCGACCGCATCGGCGATTTCGACTGCTGCGCAACCTTCGGCCGCAGCCGCGTAGTCGGGGTGACCGGACGCGTCGACTTCTAGGACTGCGGATTGATGCCTGTTTCCGCCTGGCTCGCATTGATCCCGCTCGGAATTGCCGTAACGGCGTTGCATGCGACCTGGAATGGCCGCCTGTCGCGCGGCGTGGGTCTAGGTGCATCAGGTGTGCTGATAGTGTCGGCGATGGTCGCCGCTTCCCAGTCATTGGGTGCGGGACGGGGTATCAACTGGATACTAATCGCGGTCAGTATCGCCGCAGCGATCGCGCTATGGCTCGGACGCACTCGAAAGCCGCGCAAATTTCACATGGAGCGTCATGCCGAACCGGCGACGGAGTGGCCTGACTGGCCGGTGCGCTGGCTTATGGCTGGACCGCTGGCCGGACTTGCCGCGGTCGCGATGGGCGCGGCAGCCGCGGCTTTGTCGCCTTTTGCTTCAGGCACCAACGTCATGGCGGGATTGTTCGTCGTTCTGATCGTCTGGGCCGTAGCTGCGGTTTGGGTCGCGGGCACTTCGAGACGTCTGAGAACGACCGGGATCCTCACTGCCACGATCTTGGTTGGATCCGGCGGCTCAGCGGCGCATTTCCTGCTGTGAAGGCGCTACAATCCGATATCGTTCGCAAGTCCCTGTCAGCACATGGGCTGGTCGGCCTGGTGCTGGCCGCGCTGATCTATCAGATCTGCCTGACGGGAACGCTGAGCGTCTTTGCGGGCGAACTGCGTCAGATCGAACGATCCACGGCTCCAACGGTGGAGGCGGTGACACCGGAAGGATATGCTAGGGCAGTCGAGGAGGGCCTAGTCATTCTCGCTGGCGGCGAGGGGCCGATCATTATCCTCGGTCCCACCGAGCCGCTGCCAAGGCTCGAGATACGCGTGCCTGGCAAGCAATCGGTCTATGCCGACGCGCAAGGTGTACCGACAATCGAAACAGGTACGCCCTTCACCGACTTCGTCACAGAACTGCACGAGGCGCTCCATCTCCCCTCGCCATGGGGAACTGCCATAGTGGCGCTCGCTGGGATCGCGCTGCTCGCTCTGCTGATATCCGGTATCGCGGCCCACACCCGTATATTCCGCGATGCGTTTCGATTGCGATTGGGAGGAAACGAGCGGCTCGAGCAGGCCGACTTCCATAATCGAACGGGGGTGTGGGGTTTACCGTTCCACGTCATCGTGACCGTTTCGGGCATCTACCTAGCCTTGCTCCCACTTCTCGGCGCACCGCTCGCATTTCTGGCCTATGATGGCGACATCGACCGCGCGATGACCGAACAGATGGGCCCGCAGGTCGAAGGCACTGGAACACGGCAGCCCGCCCCGGATATCGCGGATCTCATCCGGACGGTGGAGCGTGAAAACGCCCCGGCGAAAGTAAGTTTCGTGATGATCGAGAACCCTGCGAGCGACAGGCAGATCATACACATAGATACCGATGTTCCTCGGCAGCTCGTCAGCGGAGAGAGTT
Encoded proteins:
- a CDS encoding DUF1036 domain-containing protein yields the protein MKILLLFLAISIANIASPPAHAQSSGDRQEVKLCNRHSETVYVAVGLGLVIDRTAEIRNMPQFAVQYSGWYELAPGECQTKRIPKYADRNRKTLRSFYIYGETKGLFGGAIKKVWEGKDHRGCMNRKRGSEWVSASLKVVNGAAISNRCNDDGEFSAGMEALNHKNADGQLYYNFGG
- a CDS encoding TonB-dependent receptor codes for the protein MRFLKRSILAGVSSLALLSTPAFSQDANTSDEMDANTSDEMDAENTIVVTGQKDERTLLDTQASVAVVTEDDIIEKDLTSFREAFRTMANVIDADFVDAGFVIRGVNSEGLTPGGAPLAAVYIDGAEQTGQGARRGARGLWDVEQVEVYRGPQSTLSGRAALAGAIYVNTRDPEYDYDASARLSYGELDTFDAAIAGGGSIIDDVLAFRVAAEYQRRDSEVEYPTYSEFANFDRLIEDEYYQIRGKLRADPTPGLRIDLTYAYSYDSPAYDDVAGPGFGFEFEDQRGDFNLPFFQEAREADNHSAIAQATYEVSPEITLTSLSTLVDMDADRSSVNANTPGEDFTTVGAIDERLFTQELRANYDGANGLHAVLGLYYAYDRSDSGFTRSVFFGGGRTDTTRSLSNNRNYAIFGEATIPVLESVDLIAGGRIDRNEREIDSSFSREVFDPSASDTQTADFVESAETVFLPKLGLDIELASDLRLGFVFQQGYRPGGASRNVSSGNIVEFDAEFTDTYELSLRKDLGSRGNLAVNAFYTDWTDQQVEFDLDPNDFFSRITVNAGKSRLFGGEVELSVQPTRDVSAFASVGVLDTEFEDFVVAGLGDFTGLEFPEAPSVTLAFGADYRPRTGFFAGADAKFVSEYFARDLQNAPIDEVGNYFVANARVGYQFDFGSVMLFADNLFNEQYFVYRDRIGDFDCCATFGRSRVVGVTGRVDF
- a CDS encoding PepSY-associated TM helix domain-containing protein is translated as MKALQSDIVRKSLSAHGLVGLVLAALIYQICLTGTLSVFAGELRQIERSTAPTVEAVTPEGYARAVEEGLVILAGGEGPIIILGPTEPLPRLEIRVPGKQSVYADAQGVPTIETGTPFTDFVTELHEALHLPSPWGTAIVALAGIALLALLISGIAAHTRIFRDAFRLRLGGNERLEQADFHNRTGVWGLPFHVIVTVSGIYLALLPLLGAPLAFLAYDGDIDRAMTEQMGPQVEGTGTRQPAPDIADLIRTVERENAPAKVSFVMIENPASDRQIIHIDTDVPRQLVSGESYRFDGTGRALGPAGFADGAPEKQVQAAMFPLHFGTFGGLPVRLVYGISGVALCWLCATGMRIYLVRRRQAGRANPLLERLWAGVAWGQPAALALTFAATAIGFDPPITYLTATGFALGIFSLPIRLQALRKAAGTVIVFATIGGGFFPVL
- a CDS encoding alpha/beta fold hydrolase, whose translation is MSDSAFDLDIDPIVQTFRSVADVDAFDRMLAAWDARLSAGAISDKGRLVPHLHDAIALLQAQDTIQVEDPLEVEVNQVARAAMALSPELGVALSNAAAKRLFGATQGRTLGLDWIADESRPDLQSLQRSARGSGNRKHALIRVFDSEGTTTLAEAFVLSVSKTQQSFLIVRSVDSAWSDSVDSVLADAFGFTRAELQIAKMLVEGGSPALIAARRGTGVQTVRTQIKAMVAKAGAQSLIDLVRLLSLTCARLTERDTSKGVRWADPWGNLCQIERSDGFKVAYSWTGAPDGQPVFLLHGLSLGYLLGDRVERRLRDAGIKLIAPCWPGMGGSEQNPDLSLKQDDLAAYRAVVDALGLKNCLGVGLATGTIHLLALERARPGTFGALLGISDCFPLTSDRLSLAPLSFRTMLRLPITLPKALELVVNAGFRNVRRKGIDWYVERRYHQSPVDRASCDDVEFVPLMRNWCELSFTMGPTVFCNRAAQRWSFREEHLRDLSVPLHVMLGESEPMFDAPFFERLEQACSNLTIERVAAAGELLLHQRPKLIAQRIIEMAAAVRR